The nucleotide window CGCCCGAGTTCGTACACGCGTTCAATGCCGCCCACCAGCAGTCGCTTCAAATGCAACTCCAACGCGATCCGCATAAACAACATCATGTCGAGCGCGTTGTGATGCGTCAAAAACGGTCGCGCCGCGGCGCCGCCGGCGATCGTGTGCAACGTCGGTCCTTCAACCTCGACGTAGCCCTGCTCGCCGAGCGTGCGGCGAATCGATTGGACGATCTTGGTACGCTTGAGAAACCGCTCCTGCGCGCCTTCGGTGTACAGCAGGTCGAGATAGCGCATCCGCTGCCGCAACTCAACGTCATGCAAACCGTGATGCTTGTCGGGAGGCGGTTCGAGCATCTTTGTCAGGAAGTGCAATCGCTCGGCGAAGATTGTCAACTCGCCCGTCTTGGTCCGTCGCAACATGCCGTCGACGCCGATTAAATCGCCGAGGTCGAGCAATTGCGCCAGTTCCCAGCCTTCCGGGCCGACCTGGTTCATGCCGATCAGAATCTGAATCTGTCCGGACCAATCGCGAATATCGATGAACAGCAATTTGCCCGCGGTACGCCGCAACACGATTCGTCCCGCAGCGCGCACGCGCGGGCCCTGCAGTTCCCCTTTGGGCTGCGTGGCTAGCCAGGCGCGGAAATCGGTCCCTTCGTCGGGCAGGATGATCTGTTCGCCGGCTTCGGTCTGATAGAAGATCTCGCCGGTCCGGTGGCGAATCGCGCCCACGCCTTGGTGGTCGTCGAAGCGCCCGCCCCAAGGGTCGATGCCGAGCGCCGTCAATTTGCGCAACTTTTCCCGTCGGGCCGCCACATGCAGGCTGGCATCGTCCGATTCGGGAACAGGCGTGGGCGTTTCGGTCATGGACGTGAGCGCGGAAGCAGCGGATTTAACTCAAAGCGTCGCAACATTTTAGTGAAGCCCGGAACCGGGTCAACGTCAGGTCGCCGGGAATGCGAAACCTGGGAGAAATGGGCAAAGCCGAGCCTTGCCGGCAGCCGTACGAATCGCCGCTGAGTTTTCCGATGCGGGGAGGTATACTATTGTCAGTGCCGCGAGATACGCGACAATGATGATAATGTTACCGAACATTATCCATTGACACACGTATCTTCCCGCAGCCTCCGTGTTCTCCGTGCCTCCGTGGTGAATCCCCCGGCACGGTCGTTTTCCTAGGCAAGAAACCGATGGCAGAAAAGACCGCTCCGAGCAAGGTGGAAGAGATCAAGTTGGCGAGTCACCATTTGCGCGGGTCGATTCCCGAGCAACTGAGTGGCGGCGACGATCATTTCACTGAAGACAACGCCACACTGCTCAAGCACCACGGCACCTACCAGCAGGACGATCGCGACGTCCGCGGTAAGGACGGCAAGGCCTATATGTTCATGGTGCGCTCGAAGATTCCTGGCGGGCGCCTGACGAGCGACCAACTGCTGGCCGAGCTGGATCTCGGTGACGAGTTGGGCAACCAGACGCTGCGCATCACCACGCGCCAAGGCTTGCAGCTGCACGGCATCCGCAAAACGGATCTGTGGAAGACGATCCACCGCATCAACGAGGTGCAGCTTTCCACGCTGGCCGCGTGCGGTGACGTACAACGCAACTTCATGTGCTGCCCCGCGCCACACTATCAAGACTCCGTGCATGAAGAAATGCACGCGCTGGCCGCGAAACTCGCCGATCACTTCTGCCCGCGCACGAAGGCGTACCACGAAATCTGGGTCCGCGACCTGGAGAGCGGCGAAGAACATTGCGCCGTCGGCGGATCGAACGGCCAGACCAACGGCCACGCGCACGAAGTGGAACCGATCTACGGGCCAACGTACTTGCCACGCAAGTTCAAGACCGCCGTCGGATTGCCCGGCGACAACTGCGTAGACCTCTATGCCAACGACCTGGGCTTAATGGCGATCTGCGAAAACTGGCGGATCATCGGCTACAACGTGCTCGTCGGCGGCGGCTTTGGCCGCACGCCGAGCGCGAAGAAAACATTTCCGGCCGTCGCCAAGCGAATGGCCTTCATTACGCCGGACCAGGCGGTCGACGTCGCCACGGCGATCGTAAAAGTCCAACGCGATCACGGCAATCGTTCCGATCGCAAGATCGCGCGGATGAAATATTTGATCCACGATTGGGGCCTCGAAAAGTTCAAGGCCACGGTCGAGGAATACTACGGCGCCCCGCTGCCCGACCCACATCCGCAGGACGTGTGGGGCTTCGACGATCACCTCGGCTGGCACGAACAAGGGGACGGCCGCTGGTATTACGGCCTGAACGTCGAGAACGGCCGCATCAAAGACGAAGGCGAGTTCCGGCTCAAAACGGCGCTGCGAAAAATCTGCGGCGAATTCCAGCCCGGCATTCGTCTCACGTCGCACCAGAGCATCCTGTTCACGGACATCGCGCCGGAAAACAAGGAAGCGATCGAGACCATCCTCCGCGCGCACGGGATCAAGCTCTCGCACGAGATCTCCGCGGTCCGCCGCTGGAGCATGGCCTGCGTCGCCTGGCCGACGTGCGGACTGTCAATCACCGAAGCCGAGCGCGCCTTGCCGGGCATCATCGATCAACTCGAAGTCGAACTGGCGAAACTCGGGCTGTCGCAAGAAGTCTTCACGATCCGCATGACCGGCTGCCCGAACGGTTGCGCGCGGCCGTACAACTCAGACGTCGGGATCGTCGGCAAAGCGGCCGGCAAATACACCATCTTCATCGGCGGCCGCCTGCTCGGCGACCGGCTGAACTTCATCTACAAAGACATGGTGCCGGAAGTAGACCTGGTGCCCACGCTGGTGACGCTGCTGGTGTACTTCAAACAAGACCGCCAAGAAAAAGAAACCTTCGGCGACTTCTGCCACCGCAAGGGGCTGGAGGATCTGCTGGGTTGGAGCGAGAGGTTCGCGCCCGCGGCGAAGCCGAACGAAGAGGCGGCAGTTTAGAAACCGCATAACCAAGTGATTCATTTGCCTCGCTGTAATTACGGCAATGAGTACTTCAGGCCAGGCAATCACAAACTTCCTTGCGGCGAAGAAGACATGAGCGTTGAACGGCTCACAAATCGCCGCATGACGTTGCTGAAGCGCCTATCCGAAGCCGCGCAATTTCGCCATGACATTGCAATCGCATTGTTAGACTGTGCTCCGATGATTGATCGTGAAGACTTCTGTGGCGGGGCTCGGTTCGTAGACAAAGAAAACGCCATGTTTGAAGGTGGAAGCGACTCTGCATACGACTTCAATAAATTGTCGACAGAAGGTCTGATTGAGCATTTCTATTTGGACTACGACAGCAATGGCTTGATTGCGAACCACACTCGCCCTGGTCTAAAAGTCACAAGAGAAGGACTTGCAGCCGTCGCGGAAGCCAATAAAGGCTGGCTTCAAAAAGCGATCGAAAAGCAGCCGATCACATTCATTCAGGTGATCGGCACAACTGCCATGGCTATCCTGTCATTTATAGCCGGCTTGCTGGTTGGCTCATCACGCTGAGAATTGAACGGCATCTGTGTTGTCGGGTTCTTGAAACGCACTACCGAACTGTCCAATTCTTTCCGGAC belongs to Planctomycetia bacterium and includes:
- the lysS gene encoding lysine--tRNA ligase; its protein translation is MTETPTPVPESDDASLHVAARREKLRKLTALGIDPWGGRFDDHQGVGAIRHRTGEIFYQTEAGEQIILPDEGTDFRAWLATQPKGELQGPRVRAAGRIVLRRTAGKLLFIDIRDWSGQIQILIGMNQVGPEGWELAQLLDLGDLIGVDGMLRRTKTGELTIFAERLHFLTKMLEPPPDKHHGLHDVELRQRMRYLDLLYTEGAQERFLKRTKIVQSIRRTLGEQGYVEVEGPTLHTIAGGAAARPFLTHHNALDMMLFMRIALELHLKRLLVGGIERVYELGRVYRNEGISPRHNPEFTMLEVYQAYGNYETMMELTEKLIVDAIHATGDHYQVAWHDQQIDFTPPFQRRSYDELFAEHVGVDPHDHDAIRKVAAEIGFDTAGRDPDVIKSDVFEEKVEDKLHGPIFVIDYPASICPLTKRSKTNPQIAERFELYVCGMELANAYTELNDPDMQEQLFRTQLTGQKEEDSMAKMDHDFIRALRHGMPPAGG
- a CDS encoding NADPH-dependent assimilatory sulfite reductase hemoprotein subunit, with translation MAEKTAPSKVEEIKLASHHLRGSIPEQLSGGDDHFTEDNATLLKHHGTYQQDDRDVRGKDGKAYMFMVRSKIPGGRLTSDQLLAELDLGDELGNQTLRITTRQGLQLHGIRKTDLWKTIHRINEVQLSTLAACGDVQRNFMCCPAPHYQDSVHEEMHALAAKLADHFCPRTKAYHEIWVRDLESGEEHCAVGGSNGQTNGHAHEVEPIYGPTYLPRKFKTAVGLPGDNCVDLYANDLGLMAICENWRIIGYNVLVGGGFGRTPSAKKTFPAVAKRMAFITPDQAVDVATAIVKVQRDHGNRSDRKIARMKYLIHDWGLEKFKATVEEYYGAPLPDPHPQDVWGFDDHLGWHEQGDGRWYYGLNVENGRIKDEGEFRLKTALRKICGEFQPGIRLTSHQSILFTDIAPENKEAIETILRAHGIKLSHEISAVRRWSMACVAWPTCGLSITEAERALPGIIDQLEVELAKLGLSQEVFTIRMTGCPNGCARPYNSDVGIVGKAAGKYTIFIGGRLLGDRLNFIYKDMVPEVDLVPTLVTLLVYFKQDRQEKETFGDFCHRKGLEDLLGWSERFAPAAKPNEEAAV